From Senegalia massiliensis, a single genomic window includes:
- a CDS encoding CidA/LrgA family protein, with amino-acid sequence MKLFRQFAIILTFFIIGEMINNILGISIPGNIIGMILLFAALYFKVIKLEMIEDVSNFLLDHLAFFFIAPGVALIALLDKFTDIWLSFSLILILTTILVMAITGLVVQQVIKRGEK; translated from the coding sequence ATGAAATTGTTTAGACAATTTGCTATCATTTTGACATTTTTTATAATTGGAGAAATGATTAATAATATATTAGGAATATCTATTCCAGGTAATATAATAGGAATGATATTATTGTTTGCAGCATTATACTTTAAAGTGATTAAGTTAGAAATGATAGAAGATGTTAGTAACTTTTTACTTGATCATTTAGCATTCTTCTTTATAGCACCTGGTGTAGCACTTATAGCTTTGTTAGACAAATTTACTGATATTTGGTTGAGTTTTTCATTGATACTTATACTTACTACAATATTAGTTATGGCTATTACTGGATTAGTAGTACAACAAGTAATTAAAAGGGGTGAAAAATAA
- a CDS encoding uracil-DNA glycosylase, with translation MDKQTIMNRFNENIEKKFNEKRLVLGNGSVDSRIILIGEAPGKNEEEKRKPFVGAAGKYLNEFLDILKLDRKDIYITNVVKYRPTKKSKKTGRDINRTPIKEEINNFSDYLFEEISIIKPDIIVTLGNVPFKTILESDSVTIGNYHGKKINKTIMRKEYIVYPLYHPAAVIYNRSIKDDYIGDLKNLKKIIDKHMDI, from the coding sequence ATGGATAAACAAACAATTATGAATAGATTTAATGAAAACATAGAAAAAAAGTTTAATGAAAAAAGATTAGTGTTAGGAAATGGAAGTGTAGATAGCAGAATAATACTTATAGGTGAAGCTCCTGGTAAGAATGAAGAGGAAAAGAGAAAGCCTTTTGTAGGTGCTGCAGGTAAATATTTAAATGAGTTTTTAGATATATTAAAATTAGATAGAAAAGATATTTATATAACAAATGTAGTAAAGTATAGACCTACAAAGAAGAGTAAAAAAACAGGGAGAGATATTAATAGAACACCTATTAAAGAAGAAATAAATAATTTTTCTGATTATCTATTTGAAGAAATATCAATAATAAAACCTGATATAATTGTAACTTTGGGAAATGTACCTTTTAAGACAATATTAGAAAGTGATAGTGTTACAATAGGTAATTACCATGGTAAGAAAATAAATAAGACTATAATGAGAAAAGAATATATTGTTTATCCTTTGTACCATCCAGCAGCAGTAATCTATAATAGGTCTATAAAAGATGATTATATAGGTGATTTGAAAAATCTTAAAAAAATTATTGACAAACATATGGATATTTGA
- a CDS encoding calcium/sodium antiporter, whose translation MIISTILFVLGLILIVKGGDYFIESSIEIAKISKLPKILIGATIVSIATTAPEAVVSITASFKNYTQMSVGNSIGSIICNTGLILGITAIISPTKVKGNFTKLKSLMLILFFIIFLKLSFDRTINYSDAWILLILLIIYILFDLLVIMHKKNKPMKDHEIIYSKKNYIKIILLFIIGIVGIFIGSNLLINNGIVIATFIGIPEAVISLTLIALGTSLPELTTALTALKKGHSSLSIGNIIGANILNISLVLGASGFLNDLNISIQNIYLDFVIAFILILILTLTCIFRGKVNRLVGFLLFLIYMIYLFILYYIYF comes from the coding sequence ATGATTATATCTACAATTTTATTTGTTTTAGGTTTGATTTTAATTGTAAAGGGTGGTGATTATTTCATTGAATCCTCTATTGAAATAGCTAAAATTTCCAAATTACCAAAAATACTAATAGGAGCTACAATTGTAAGTATTGCTACAACTGCTCCAGAAGCTGTTGTGTCAATAACTGCTTCTTTTAAAAATTATACCCAAATGAGTGTAGGTAATTCAATAGGCTCTATAATTTGTAATACGGGTTTGATTCTAGGAATAACTGCTATTATAAGTCCTACTAAAGTTAAAGGTAATTTCACAAAATTAAAATCATTAATGTTAATACTATTTTTCATTATATTTTTAAAATTGTCTTTTGATAGAACTATTAACTATAGTGATGCTTGGATACTATTGATACTTTTAATTATATACATATTATTTGACTTACTAGTTATTATGCACAAAAAAAATAAACCTATGAAAGACCATGAAATTATTTATTCTAAAAAAAATTATATCAAAATCATTCTATTATTTATTATAGGTATTGTAGGTATTTTTATAGGTTCTAATCTACTTATAAATAATGGTATTGTCATAGCAACATTTATAGGTATTCCTGAAGCAGTTATAAGTCTAACATTAATAGCATTAGGAACTTCATTACCTGAATTAACCACTGCATTAACTGCCTTAAAAAAAGGTCATTCCTCACTATCTATAGGTAATATAATAGGTGCCAATATCTTAAACATATCTTTAGTTCTAGGTGCTTCTGGTTTTTTAAATGATCTTAACATATCTATACAAAATATTTACTTAGATTTTGTTATAGCATTTATATTAATATTAATACTAACACTTACATGTATATTTAGAGGTAAAGTCAATAGATTAGTAGGATTTTTACTCTTTCTGATTTACATGATATATTTATTTATTTTATATTATATATACTTTTAA